The Patescibacteria group bacterium nucleotide sequence GGTGTTTAGAACAGGTGCCGGTTCTGGTTCGAGGTTGAATGCGACCGCTAAAATTCAAATATTTGCGTAAAATTTGCGCATCGGTAAAGTCGATTTCATCGATTTTATTTTTACAAAAAAAACAATATTTTTTGGTTTCTCTAGGCATAAAACTCCTTCGAAGCT carries:
- the rpsR gene encoding 30S ribosomal protein S18, whose protein sequence is MPRETKKYCFFCKNKIDEIDFTDAQILRKYLNFSGRIQPRTRTGTCSKHQKKLTKAIKRARQLDILNYTKA